CAAGTTATCAGTCAGGATTGTGATACAGGGCAGGTTTGCTTTCGCTCCCTCAATCCCGACCGGCATGACGAACTGGGGGATGTGACCATGGCCTTTGAGCAGATGTTTCGTCAGATTACCGATGCGATCGCAACTCGCAAGCGGGTCGAAGCTGATCTGCGCCAGTCAGAGGAAAAATTTGCCAAAGCCTTTCAGGCTAGTCCCAATCCCATGATTATCAGTACCCTAGCCGATGGTCGCCTGATTGAAGTCAACGACACCTTTTTGCATCTCTACGGTGATACCTCGGCTCAAGTGATCGGGCAAACAGCCCTGGAACTCGACCTCTGGGCAGATCCTCAAGATCGGGAAGACATGATCGATACCCTGAGACACCAGGGCTATATCCGCAATCGAGAGTACTGCTTCCAAAATCAGCAGGGTCAGCTGCGCACGGTGCTGTATTCCTGTGAGCAGATTCAGATTAATCACCACCCTTGCATTCTATCCGTGGTGAATGACATTACCGAACGCAAGCAAGCGGAACAAGCCCTGCGCCAGAGCGAAATCCGCTTTCGCACCCTAGTGGAGCAGGCGGCAGATGCCTTTTTCGTCATCAACAGTGACGGTCGCTTTGTCGATGTGAATCAACAGGCTTGTGACAGCCTGGGATACCAGCGGCAGGACTTACTGCAGCGCCATGTCTGGGATATCGAAGCGGTCATGACCCCAGAACGCTTTCAGCAGCTCTGGCAAAGCTTACAAGAGCAGAACTTCGGTACCCTCGAAGGTAAGCATCGCCGCCGGGACGGCAGTCAATTTCCGGTAGAAGTTCGCCTAGGGCTCCTGAGACTCAATAACCATTGCGCTGTCCTAGCGTTGGCTCGCGATATTAGCGAGCGTAAGCAGGGAGAACAGGCCCTGGCCCGTCTGGCCGAAGTCGGCGAGTTGGCTGCCATGATCGTCCACGAAGTCCGTAGTCCATTGACTACCGTGCTTATGGGCCTACAGTCGTTTCAGCAACTAGAGTTGCCCCAGCGTCCCCGACTCCGGCTGCAGCTAGCCCTAGAGGAATCCCAGCGGCTGCAACGGTTGCTGAATGAAATCCTCATGTATGCTCGCCAGCAAACCTTGAACACTACCGAACTGGAACTGAATCAGTTTCTCAAGGATATGCTGGTCACGATGAAGGAGTTGCCGAGTTGCGATCGCACCATTGAGTTTCAGCCCACCCCGACCGCTGTTCCTATCACCGCCGACCCCGACAAACTCAAACAAGTCTTCATTAATCTGCTCAGTAACGCCTGTGAAGCCACTAGCGAGGGAGATACTGTCCGTTGTTGGATAACCCCTGAGACAAATTGGGTGAAGGTTTACGTCCACAACGGTGGCGAGCCCATTCCACCAGAGATTCTCCCCAAGCTAACTCGCCCCTTCGTCACCACAAAAAGCTCTGGTAATGGCCTCGGCCTAGCCATCACCCACCGCATCATCGAAGCTCACAATGGTACCTTAACCATCGATTCTTCAGAGACTACTGGCACCACGGTAACCGTGTCATTACCAGCCACCCAAGCCCACATATCCAATTAAACGGCACCTTTACTCACCATCACTGTCTTCCAAAGAAAGACTATTCTATGTATGTATTCATTCAGCCATAGCACACCGATGAGCACCGTGACCATAAAACAAGATAGATTAACCCCAAAGAACGAATACCTATAGCAACTATAAAGTTTCGTCCAGTTGCAGCTTGATTAGTCATCAAAAATCGAAATGTTGCATAGCTAGCTTCATCGTCAATGATTAACCTAGCTCTAACTAGTAACAATAACTATACTATTCATCAAATATCAATTTCTAACTAACCGAGGATTTCAGAAAGCCTGTAATAATAACCTGTCCGCAGACTTAGGAAAACTTTATAGTAACTTAGAAAAGGCAGCGCCTGGTTGAAGTTCACATGAACGCGCTTGCTACTAACAGAAGCAAGGCGATACCTTCGGGATTGTAGTAGGTTCACCTATCCTACAGACAGACTGCGGAGAGTAACTCTTCACCCATGGCAATGAAAGAACTCTTACCCTGGCTACCTCAACATCAAAGTATTCGCGAGGCACTTGCTAACTATAGTAAAGGCATAGGTCTACAGGATAGAATTGAATATCTCCGCACAATTGCAAAGCACGACCTCGACTTTACTCAAATCACTCGAGTTGACCGGCGTCTACAGGAAATCATAACAGACCATTCCAACCAGATTAAAGGACTGCAAACTGTTAAAATTGCCATCCTAGCTTCCTCAACAGTAGATCATCTGCAGTCAGCCATTCGGGTGTCTGCACTGCGCCGAGGATTAATTGCTCAGTGCTATGTTGCTCCTTATGGTCAGTATCATCAGGAGCTCTTAAATTCAAATTCTGGTATATATAAATTTAAGCCAGACATCGTTATTTTAGCTGTTAATAGCCATGATATTGGCATACAACTGCCATGCTCCTGCACTGCCCAAGAGGTTGAAAATGCCGTAGAGAAAAGAGTAAATGAATGGATACAACTCTGGGGAATAATTGATACAAAGCTACAAGCAACTATCATTCAACACACGATGGTAATTCCCCCTGAGCGGTTATTTGGGCAATATGATTCTGTACTAGCAGCTGCCCCAAGTAACATACTCGTGCAAGTCAATGAATGCTTGCGTCGTAAGGCTGCAGAGCATAAAGTTTTACTGTTAAATCTTGATGAAATTGCCGCCTTTGTTGGCAAAAGTAAGTGGTGCAACCCTACACTTTGGTACCATTCTAAGCAAGATGTTTCTCCAGTATATGCTCCCCTATACGGAGATTATCTAGCTCGGGTAATAGCAGCTATTCGGGGGATATCATATAAATGCCTAGTCCTAGATTTAGATAATACTCTTTGGGGTGGTGTTATCGGTGATGATGGCTTAGAGGGAATTATTCTCGGACAGGGAGATGCTATTGGTGAAGCCTATCAAGCATTTCAAGCCTATGCAAAAGCGCTAAAAGAACGAGGAATAATTCTAGCAGTATGCTCTAAGAATGAAGAGATAAATGCCTTAGAACCATTTGAACATCACCCAGAGATGATTCTAAAAAAGGAAGATATTGCCGTTTTCTTTGCGAACTGGGAGGATAAGGCAACAAACCTCCAACGTATTGCTAAGCATCTAAATATCGGACTAGACTCTCTGGTATTCTTTGATGATAACCCTGTCGAACGAGCAGTGGTAAGGCAACTAACTCCTGCTGTTGCTGTCCCCGAAGTTCCCGAAGATCCAGCTCTATATGTTCGTTACTTATCAGATGCTGGATATTTTGAAGCTATTTCTTTTTCTGGCGATGACACTAAACGGGCAGAGCAGTATCTGGCAAACAGTCGTAGAAATGAATTAAGGGAGAAAACTCAGGACCTGGAGAGCTTCTTAGAGAGTCTCCACATGGAAATGACTGTTGGGCCGGTTGACAAAGTTTCCTTGCCAAGGGCCACTCAGCTGATAAATAAAAGCAACCAGTTTAACCTCACAACTCGTCGCTATACCGAAACTCAAGTCAAGCAGATGAGTGAAGATCCAGATATTTTATGTCTTCAAATTCGTCTCAAAGATGATTTCGGAGACAACGGATTAATCAGTGTTATCATCGCAAAGCCAATCTTACTAGGATCTGAGCAAGCTCTTCATATTGATACATGGCTAATGAGTTGCCGTGTATTAGGTCGACAAGTCGAGAAAGAAGCCCTGAATATCTTGGTTAATCAAGCTAAGGAAAGAGGGTACAGTACATTACATGGAGAATATATTGAAACTGCAAAAAACCAGATAGTAAGGGATCATTATACTAATCTTGGATTTAAGCTACTATATGAAAAACAGGAGCAAGATAAAGCATTTAGAAGTCTATGGTCATTGAATACTAGTAACTTCGAAGAGTTCAAAACTACTATCAAAAGTAAAGTTCTTATTTGAGGAAAAGCTATAATGAGTCGCGAAAAAATTTATGAGCAGCTGAATACAGTGTTTCAAGATGTCTTTGATGATGATTCAATCAAAGTAGAAGATAATACATCAGCGAAGGATATTAGTGCCTGGGATTCGATGGCTCATATTAACTTGGTTTTGGGCACTGAACAAGAATTTGGGATTAAGTTCAGAACATCCGAGGTGGCAAAGCTTAACAATGTGGGAGAATTCATTGACTTGATTCAAAACAAGCTAGCTAGCTAGCTAGAGAATATGACTCACCAAATTCTTTTAGTTTCAGTGTGTAAACCTAGGCACTAAATCCAAGGTATTGCCGTAGAAAAACCATCAGTAATGACTGGATGTAAATCCAAATTGCTTGATGAAGCCTCTAATTCTTCTAATAAAGAAGCAAATTAAATTCTAACTTAGTTGAATTCAAAATAATGCTTTTTAATTCATACGAATTCATTCTACTATTTGTGCCGATAACACTTATCGGATTTTGCTTAGTTACTAGATTGAAGCACCAAAGACTTACAATTTTTTGGCTTGTTATTGCATCTTTTTTCTTCTACGGCTGGTGGAATCCACCTTATTTACTATTACTGCTGCTATCGATTGGAGTGAACTATATTCTAGGCCAAGCTCTGAATCGAGCTTATATGGCAGAAGATGAAAGTGTTGGTAAGGTGCTGCTTATCGGCGGCATAGTCTTCAACCTAGGTCTTATCGGCTATTATAAATATTTTAATTTTTTTGTAGACAATGTTAATGCTATTGTCGGCACATCATTTAATATATCTGCAATTGTTTTGCCTCTTGGCATTTCATTCTATACCTTTCAACAAATCTCTTATTTAGTTGATAGCCTAGAAGGGGAGACAAAACACTATAGGTTTATAGATTATTGCCTGTTTGTCAGCTTCTTTCCACAGCTTATTGCTGGTCCTATTGTTAGTCACCAAGAAATGATGCCCCAGTTCTCTAGAAGGGGCAAATTCGGGATTAGTCAAGAGAGCCTAGCAATAGGCTTAACAATTTTTTCAATAGGCTTATTTAAAAAGGTAATTCTAGCAGACCAAATTGCTCTCTATTCAACCCCTGTATTTAATGCTGCTGATCAAGGTGTTTCGCTGACAATAGCAGAGGCTTGGATGGGAGCATTAGCGTATACTATGCAGATTTATTTCGATTTTTCTGGCTACTCTGATATGGCGATTGGCATAGCTCGGTTATTTAGTATTCAACTGCCTCTTAACTTTAATTCCCCTTATAAAGCAGTCAATATTATTGATTTTTGGGGACGCTGGCACATGACATTAACACGCTTCCTTACACGTTACTTGTATAATCCAATCGCCCTAAGCTTGTCTCGAAAACGAGCCCGTGATGGAAAAGACCTGATTAAGAGAGGAGTTGGAAGCTTTAGTGCGTTTACTGAACTACTGGCATTTCCTACCATCACTACCATGTTCCTGGCCGGACTCTGGCATGGTGCAGGCTGGCAGTATATTGTATTTGGTTTACTTCATGGGTTGTATCTTACAGTAAATCACGGCTGGCACATGTTACTTAAGGCATTTGGCCAGGTTCCTAAGAAGACAACATGGTGGCAAAATCGGCTGGGTCATCTACTAACTTTTGGGTGTGTTGTCGTAGCAATGGTTTTCTTCAGGGCACCGAGTGTTAATAATGCCATAACTATTTTGTCAGCGATGGTAGGAGCTAACGGTATATCTTTAAGCGATGGTGCCTTATTTACAAATCAGCTATTCAGCAATGCAAAATTGGGACTCTTATGGATAGTAGCTTTAATGGCAATTACGTTTTTATGCCCCAATACACAGGAATGGCTATCAGAACATAGTCCTGCTTTGGATTATAAACCCATAAATCCTACCAAGCCTTTTCATAACTGGGCTAGTTATATTCAGAAACATTTGAAATGGCAGCCTAATCACGCTTGGGCTATGATAACAGCTGCAATTGCTGTAACAGGTTTTCTAGGACTTTCAGGGGTTAGTGAATTTATCTATTTTCAATTCTAATATAATCATCATACTCATTGAAAATTGAAATTGAAAATATAGTTTAGTCAAATATATTGCCGGTGTCAGCTTCCATTTCTGATTTGATAAGCAAAATGAGAGTCTTGTCTAGCTTAAAAGATAGTCCAAGGTCCTATGTCTTCATATGCTAAATCATTAAAGTTCTTCGCTGGCTTTTCAGCTATTTACCTAGCAGCTGTTGCTTGCATTAACCTTTGGCTAGATCCTTTCGGTTTGAGAAATCACGGAGGTAGACTTAGTCATGCTCGTCTTGTGAAGGCCATTCAGGTTAACCGACTTAATCCAGATGTTGTTTTCGTTGGTTCTTCCAGTGTAGCTATTGGCCTAAATCCTGAACATGAAGTGTTTCAAGACTATAAATCAGTTTATAACTTAGGTATCTTCGGGGCAAATTTTTACGAGTTAGGGCATTATTTTCGGCATGCAGCACATGGGGATAACCTCGAGAAGGCCTTTATTGCCTTAGACTTTTATGGATTTAACAAGTTCATGGAGGTAAAGCCCGGTTTTTCGGAAAGTCGACTAAATTCAAGGCGAATGCATCCTCGAGACTTTCTAGAGCTATATTTTTCGTTAGAGGCCTTGACTCTAATTAGGGATGCCAATGTAGAAGAAAACTATTTTGCTTCCAACGGACTTCTACCTAAACTTCAAAATTGGAATATACAAGACCGAGAAGAACTTTTTGCTAAGCATCTACAGCAAAATATATTAGAGGAAGGAGGGATGTATTATGGAGATTATGCCCTTTCTGAGAAAGCATTTCAAGAATTAGCCCATGTTGTCTCACTGGCTCAAAAAGAAAACATCGACATTCAATTTTTCCTGCCTGCTCCTCATGCTACTCTTTTTCATTATGTCTTAGATACTCCCGAATATTGGACAATCTACAAAGAGTGGTTGCGGAAAATCGTCAAAATTTACCCAGTATGGGATTTTTCAGGATGTAATAGAATTACGACAAAGTCTGTAGATTCAAGTGAAGAGTATTATGAAGATCCACTTCACTTTACTCCCAAAGTAGGGAGCCTGATGATTGAACGAG
This portion of the Halomicronema hongdechloris C2206 genome encodes:
- a CDS encoding PAS domain S-box protein, producing MAVKLPWLSDFLKARLSRRIVLWVFLSIVVIEAIILVPSVYRRERELLQYLQSLSATHALGLLDNLAIDELQGQALLEALRSLQHQDVVLGGALYTANGTLIGEFGEPPELTYTRFQTGQSQHYSRRHNRYDAVWTMSPLEGDYVLIIRHDATWVQQEFFGFVGRIAGLVVIISAFVTGATMIVLERLLIKPIMGLRQDLLKAGQVISQDCDTGQVCFRSLNPDRHDELGDVTMAFEQMFRQITDAIATRKRVEADLRQSEEKFAKAFQASPNPMIISTLADGRLIEVNDTFLHLYGDTSAQVIGQTALELDLWADPQDREDMIDTLRHQGYIRNREYCFQNQQGQLRTVLYSCEQIQINHHPCILSVVNDITERKQAEQALRQSEIRFRTLVEQAADAFFVINSDGRFVDVNQQACDSLGYQRQDLLQRHVWDIEAVMTPERFQQLWQSLQEQNFGTLEGKHRRRDGSQFPVEVRLGLLRLNNHCAVLALARDISERKQGEQALARLAEVGELAAMIVHEVRSPLTTVLMGLQSFQQLELPQRPRLRLQLALEESQRLQRLLNEILMYARQQTLNTTELELNQFLKDMLVTMKELPSCDRTIEFQPTPTAVPITADPDKLKQVFINLLSNACEATSEGDTVRCWITPETNWVKVYVHNGGEPIPPEILPKLTRPFVTTKSSGNGLGLAITHRIIEAHNGTLTIDSSETTGTTVTVSLPATQAHISN
- a CDS encoding HAD-IIIC family phosphatase, coding for MAMKELLPWLPQHQSIREALANYSKGIGLQDRIEYLRTIAKHDLDFTQITRVDRRLQEIITDHSNQIKGLQTVKIAILASSTVDHLQSAIRVSALRRGLIAQCYVAPYGQYHQELLNSNSGIYKFKPDIVILAVNSHDIGIQLPCSCTAQEVENAVEKRVNEWIQLWGIIDTKLQATIIQHTMVIPPERLFGQYDSVLAAAPSNILVQVNECLRRKAAEHKVLLLNLDEIAAFVGKSKWCNPTLWYHSKQDVSPVYAPLYGDYLARVIAAIRGISYKCLVLDLDNTLWGGVIGDDGLEGIILGQGDAIGEAYQAFQAYAKALKERGIILAVCSKNEEINALEPFEHHPEMILKKEDIAVFFANWEDKATNLQRIAKHLNIGLDSLVFFDDNPVERAVVRQLTPAVAVPEVPEDPALYVRYLSDAGYFEAISFSGDDTKRAEQYLANSRRNELREKTQDLESFLESLHMEMTVGPVDKVSLPRATQLINKSNQFNLTTRRYTETQVKQMSEDPDILCLQIRLKDDFGDNGLISVIIAKPILLGSEQALHIDTWLMSCRVLGRQVEKEALNILVNQAKERGYSTLHGEYIETAKNQIVRDHYTNLGFKLLYEKQEQDKAFRSLWSLNTSNFEEFKTTIKSKVLI
- a CDS encoding acyl carrier protein: MSREKIYEQLNTVFQDVFDDDSIKVEDNTSAKDISAWDSMAHINLVLGTEQEFGIKFRTSEVAKLNNVGEFIDLIQNKLAS
- a CDS encoding MBOAT family O-acyltransferase, whose product is MAEDESVGKVLLIGGIVFNLGLIGYYKYFNFFVDNVNAIVGTSFNISAIVLPLGISFYTFQQISYLVDSLEGETKHYRFIDYCLFVSFFPQLIAGPIVSHQEMMPQFSRRGKFGISQESLAIGLTIFSIGLFKKVILADQIALYSTPVFNAADQGVSLTIAEAWMGALAYTMQIYFDFSGYSDMAIGIARLFSIQLPLNFNSPYKAVNIIDFWGRWHMTLTRFLTRYLYNPIALSLSRKRARDGKDLIKRGVGSFSAFTELLAFPTITTMFLAGLWHGAGWQYIVFGLLHGLYLTVNHGWHMLLKAFGQVPKKTTWWQNRLGHLLTFGCVVVAMVFFRAPSVNNAITILSAMVGANGISLSDGALFTNQLFSNAKLGLLWIVALMAITFLCPNTQEWLSEHSPALDYKPINPTKPFHNWASYIQKHLKWQPNHAWAMITAAIAVTGFLGLSGVSEFIYFQF